The following are encoded in a window of Nibricoccus aquaticus genomic DNA:
- a CDS encoding NAD(P)H-hydrate dehydratase, translated as MNTPPLHAHPVLSADEAKRFEAALFGGDEAKEWAAMNLAGAAIGAAVITDFEEIGGFPKDTARVLVLAGKGHNGGDALLAAKFILERFTAAQAEVLLAFGERALKPLALRAYEALVHAAPGRVRRVRKALGHYALSIDGVFGFQFHPPVDARTATLFAEVNALPIRLRAAVDLPSGLGTVDVMRADFSYATGIVKAPLIDPANAASVGRVRYLDLGFFEGEHTASSAPSVADFVLTSAVLAPLRELRSPRSDKRTYGHLFVVGGSKSFPGAVLMSVLAALKTGAGLVTAFVPESLAAAYAAQVPEAMWVGWPETPEGGLALEGAHLLRERISRASVLLIGPGLSREAETLALAMDIVKTATVPLVLDADALQPEIVRAGKAPRILTPHAGEFARIAGRRALKDFPSEAGEARGGEVVTVLKGPVTRICAGGCVAHSFFGGPVLARGGSGDLLAGIIGGLLGGNSGELLESACRGVVWHGLAADALARERGQVAVRTTELLEFLPPTLRG; from the coding sequence ATGAACACGCCGCCGCTCCACGCGCATCCGGTGCTCTCGGCCGACGAGGCGAAGCGTTTCGAGGCGGCGCTGTTTGGCGGTGACGAAGCGAAGGAGTGGGCCGCGATGAATCTCGCGGGTGCTGCGATCGGGGCGGCGGTGATCACGGATTTCGAGGAGATCGGCGGATTCCCAAAAGACACGGCGCGCGTTCTCGTGCTGGCCGGCAAGGGGCACAACGGCGGCGATGCGTTGCTCGCGGCGAAATTTATCCTGGAGAGATTTACCGCTGCGCAGGCCGAGGTGCTGCTGGCATTCGGCGAACGCGCGCTGAAGCCGCTGGCGTTGCGCGCGTATGAGGCGCTGGTCCACGCAGCGCCGGGCCGCGTGCGGCGTGTGCGAAAAGCGTTGGGCCACTATGCGCTGAGCATCGACGGCGTATTCGGTTTTCAGTTTCACCCGCCGGTGGATGCGCGCACCGCGACGCTGTTTGCGGAGGTCAACGCGTTGCCGATCCGGTTGCGCGCCGCGGTCGATCTGCCGAGCGGGCTAGGCACGGTGGATGTGATGCGTGCGGATTTTTCTTACGCGACTGGCATCGTCAAAGCGCCGCTGATCGATCCGGCGAATGCGGCGAGTGTCGGTCGGGTGCGGTATCTGGATCTGGGGTTTTTCGAGGGTGAGCACACCGCTTCCAGCGCGCCGTCTGTCGCGGATTTCGTACTCACATCCGCTGTGCTAGCGCCGCTTCGGGAACTGCGTTCACCGCGGTCGGACAAGCGGACGTATGGACATCTCTTCGTCGTGGGCGGCTCGAAGAGTTTTCCGGGTGCGGTGCTCATGAGTGTGCTGGCGGCGCTCAAGACGGGAGCGGGGCTGGTCACGGCGTTTGTGCCGGAGTCGCTGGCGGCGGCTTATGCGGCGCAGGTGCCCGAGGCGATGTGGGTGGGCTGGCCGGAGACGCCGGAGGGCGGACTCGCGCTCGAAGGCGCGCACTTGCTGCGCGAACGTATTTCGCGTGCGAGCGTGTTGTTGATCGGGCCGGGATTATCGCGCGAGGCGGAGACGCTCGCGCTCGCGATGGACATCGTGAAGACGGCGACGGTGCCGCTCGTACTCGATGCGGATGCGCTCCAGCCGGAGATTGTCCGCGCGGGAAAAGCGCCGCGCATCCTCACGCCACATGCGGGGGAGTTTGCGCGGATCGCGGGCAGGCGGGCGCTGAAGGATTTTCCCTCGGAAGCGGGCGAGGCGCGTGGAGGTGAGGTGGTGACGGTGTTGAAAGGGCCGGTGACGCGGATCTGCGCGGGCGGATGCGTGGCGCATTCCTTTTTCGGCGGGCCGGTGCTGGCGCGCGGCGGAAGCGGCGATTTGCTCGCGGGGATAATCGGCGGATTACTCGGGGGAAATTCCGGTGAGCTTCTGGAGTCGGCGTGTCGCGGTGTCGTGTGGCACGGACTTGCGGCGGATGCGCTCGCGCGCGAACGCGGGCAGGTCGCGGTGCGCACGACGGAGTTGCTGGAGTTTTTGCCGCCCACGCTGCGCGGATGA
- the acpS gene encoding holo-ACP synthase: protein MNLDLPPGGILIGLGSDLVDVDRIRGVRERQGERFLERVFTDEERAYCMQIKFPDKHLAARFAAKEAVSKAFTTGIGKELGWKSISVYHGPRHDPRVRLDEKGEALLKQIGATHVILTLSHTDTAAMAVAALVRA from the coding sequence ATGAATCTCGATCTTCCCCCCGGCGGCATTCTCATCGGGCTCGGCTCCGATCTCGTGGATGTCGATCGCATCCGCGGTGTGCGCGAGCGGCAGGGCGAGCGGTTTCTCGAGCGCGTGTTCACCGACGAGGAGCGCGCGTACTGCATGCAGATAAAATTTCCCGACAAGCACCTCGCCGCGCGTTTCGCCGCCAAGGAAGCCGTGTCGAAAGCGTTCACGACGGGCATCGGCAAGGAGCTGGGTTGGAAATCCATCTCGGTCTATCACGGTCCGCGCCACGATCCGCGCGTGCGGCTCGATGAAAAAGGGGAGGCTTTGCTGAAACAAATCGGCGCGACGCACGTTATCCTCACGCTCTCGCACACCGACACGGCGGCCATGGCGGTCGCGGCGCTCGTGCGCGCGTAG
- a CDS encoding tetratricopeptide repeat protein: MKKTRLRIIGAIVTAMAVVSAVVWWRHAEQVRLVAAAALPQRPELGAWPEELRERIARAEERARTLFGAGVGLGELARLYHANGFLREAVCCYEGLGWIQPTEARWPHRQATILAGFGEMDAALLKERRAVELAPDYVPARLRLGDLLFKNNQPTDAAAEYQAVLRIQVDEPYAQLGLARVDFEAERWEQARRRLEPLVAQTNSLLGYDLIVTVHERLGLMERAAQGRSSGRASGAYRDVIDPWVDELLGDCYDPYRLGVASGAAARSGDLDTALRLLERAVIIAPSDLSAVFQLGVLHRERREFSSARSRFTECTRLDPGFADGWANLSALLEQLNDRAGAEQALVEGLRRCPESPGLHRMQARKLAQSGRRVEAVEAYRRSTRLRSNEAEPFVELAGLLFEMDRVQEGVEAMMGALSAEPQNPSALGLLAFYAISNGDKAGARDWLRRARLQPRVPREQMERLLTAYKEKFGETF; this comes from the coding sequence ATGAAGAAAACACGTCTCCGCATCATTGGTGCGATTGTGACGGCGATGGCCGTTGTCAGTGCGGTGGTGTGGTGGAGGCACGCGGAGCAGGTGCGTTTGGTCGCCGCGGCGGCTTTACCTCAACGGCCGGAGCTGGGTGCGTGGCCGGAGGAATTGAGGGAACGCATCGCGCGCGCGGAGGAGAGAGCGCGCACGTTATTCGGGGCGGGCGTGGGGCTGGGGGAGCTGGCGCGTTTGTATCATGCCAATGGATTCTTGAGGGAGGCGGTGTGTTGTTACGAAGGGCTGGGCTGGATTCAGCCGACGGAGGCGCGATGGCCGCACAGGCAGGCGACGATTCTGGCGGGGTTCGGTGAAATGGATGCTGCGTTGTTGAAGGAGCGACGGGCGGTGGAGCTGGCACCAGACTACGTGCCGGCGCGATTAAGGCTGGGAGATTTGTTGTTCAAAAATAATCAGCCGACCGATGCCGCAGCCGAGTATCAGGCGGTTTTGCGCATCCAGGTCGATGAGCCTTATGCGCAGCTGGGTCTGGCCCGGGTGGATTTTGAAGCGGAGCGTTGGGAGCAGGCGCGGAGGCGGCTGGAGCCCTTGGTGGCGCAGACTAATTCGCTGCTCGGGTACGATCTCATCGTGACGGTGCATGAGCGGCTGGGGTTGATGGAGCGTGCTGCTCAGGGAAGGAGCTCGGGGCGTGCGTCGGGAGCGTATCGCGACGTGATCGATCCGTGGGTGGATGAACTGCTCGGGGATTGTTACGATCCTTACCGGCTTGGGGTGGCCAGTGGAGCGGCCGCGCGTTCGGGGGATCTGGATACCGCGCTTCGATTGCTGGAGCGGGCGGTGATAATCGCGCCCAGCGATCTCTCGGCTGTCTTCCAGCTGGGAGTGCTGCATCGTGAGCGCCGGGAGTTTTCGAGTGCTCGAAGTCGATTCACGGAATGCACGCGATTGGACCCAGGTTTCGCAGATGGGTGGGCGAATCTGAGCGCTTTGCTGGAACAGCTGAATGATCGAGCAGGTGCCGAGCAGGCATTGGTGGAAGGTCTGCGCCGGTGTCCGGAATCGCCCGGACTGCATCGGATGCAGGCGAGGAAGCTGGCGCAATCTGGCCGACGCGTGGAGGCGGTTGAGGCTTACCGGCGGTCGACGCGGCTGCGTTCGAATGAGGCGGAGCCCTTTGTCGAACTGGCGGGGCTGCTGTTTGAAATGGACCGGGTGCAGGAGGGCGTAGAAGCGATGATGGGGGCGCTGTCTGCAGAGCCGCAAAATCCGAGCGCGCTCGGCCTGCTGGCATTTTATGCGATCTCGAATGGAGACAAAGCGGGGGCGCGGGACTGGCTCAGGCGGGCCCGTCTTCAGCCGCGCGTGCCGCGGGAGCAGATGGAGCGTTTGCTGACGGCTTATAAGGAAAAATTCGGGGAGACATTCTAG
- the dprA gene encoding DNA-processing protein DprA — MGESLSEEQAFLILNALPNIGPITLNRVLAELGGDPRAVFTAGVRRLETVRGVGPVISSTIASWWEHFDLAREEERMAKSHATFVTTRDPAYPKLLKEISDPPIGLYRKGGYDFAQPCIAIVGSRRTTLYGQAVAKKFGAELARLGFCVVSGLARGIDTAAHEGALSVGGKTAAVLGCGIDIVYPPENLELYRKIEESGAVVSEFPFTRRADRQSFAMRNRIVAGMCAAIIVVESDVGGGSMITAKFAGEQGRLVYAVPGRIDQATSAGCHQLIRDGATLLTSVDDILNELNYLDGLQPQRIPSKGGEAEDDDEAGEGVEGGVKRGVALSEAEQAVLACFAGGGILSLDAVAAQTGRSAGELSATLMMLELKRLVAKRADGQFEARS; from the coding sequence ATGGGAGAATCGCTAAGCGAGGAGCAGGCGTTTTTGATTTTGAATGCGCTGCCGAATATCGGGCCGATCACGCTCAATCGCGTGCTGGCTGAGCTGGGTGGCGATCCGCGGGCGGTGTTCACGGCGGGCGTGCGGAGGCTGGAAACGGTGCGCGGGGTGGGGCCGGTGATCAGCTCGACGATCGCGAGCTGGTGGGAGCATTTCGACCTCGCGCGCGAGGAGGAGCGGATGGCGAAGAGCCACGCGACGTTCGTGACGACGCGCGATCCGGCTTACCCGAAGCTCCTCAAGGAAATCAGCGACCCGCCGATCGGGCTGTACCGGAAAGGCGGGTACGACTTCGCGCAACCGTGCATCGCGATCGTGGGGAGCCGGCGGACGACGCTCTACGGGCAGGCGGTGGCGAAGAAGTTCGGCGCGGAGCTGGCGCGGCTGGGGTTTTGCGTGGTGAGCGGACTGGCGCGCGGGATCGACACGGCGGCGCATGAAGGCGCGCTATCGGTCGGCGGGAAGACGGCGGCGGTGCTCGGGTGCGGGATCGATATTGTTTATCCGCCGGAGAATCTGGAGCTGTACCGGAAGATCGAGGAGAGCGGCGCGGTGGTGTCGGAGTTTCCGTTCACGCGGCGGGCTGACCGGCAGAGCTTCGCGATGCGCAACCGGATCGTCGCGGGGATGTGCGCGGCTATCATTGTGGTCGAGAGCGATGTCGGTGGTGGGTCGATGATCACGGCGAAATTTGCCGGGGAGCAGGGGCGATTGGTTTACGCGGTGCCGGGGCGGATCGATCAGGCGACGAGCGCGGGGTGTCATCAGCTGATCCGTGACGGCGCGACGTTGCTGACGAGCGTGGACGATATTTTGAACGAGTTGAACTACCTCGATGGATTGCAGCCGCAGCGGATTCCGTCGAAGGGCGGGGAGGCGGAGGACGATGACGAGGCGGGTGAAGGCGTGGAAGGTGGGGTGAAGCGCGGTGTGGCGCTGAGTGAGGCGGAGCAGGCGGTGCTGGCGTGTTTCGCGGGCGGGGGAATTTTATCGCTCGATGCGGTCGCGGCGCAGACGGGAAGAAGCGCAGGGGAGCTTTCGGCGACGTTGATGATGCTGGAGCTGAAGCGACTGGTGGCGAAACGCGCTGACGGGCAGTTCGAGGCGCGGAGTTGA
- a CDS encoding FG-GAP repeat domain-containing protein, with amino-acid sequence MNRFVRPLARSVLLLAAGCVLLLLGSCGKKDPAPVFEPVKASKMANALTLFSPQPIGAAVGELPPWISHVNTADLDRDGLLDVLACEAQGNQVMWVRQKSRGVFEEKIIAADMKAPVHVEAADMDGDGDLDVLVASMGFVFPNNDRIGTVFILENDGRQNFTPHAVLSNTDRVTDVRAGDFNGDGRLDLALAQFGYDQGQVSWLERVGPWEFKHHTLLELSGAINVCVADFNGDSKPDIAALVSQQWEEVYYFENTGGAFMKKRIWGSTNEDYGSSGLSVGDLNRDGRPDLVFTNGDGFGPASTPGPRPWHGVQWLENAGQGFFRYQRIGDLPGAYSPVISDIDGDGAMDVVASTAYSDWNNKNTQVVSLMWFKNDGRMGFMPMVLARAPKDLISMAVGDFDGSGKPSLITGGFYIYPPFDGISRLTLWKR; translated from the coding sequence ATGAATCGGTTTGTACGGCCACTTGCGCGTTCGGTGTTGTTGCTGGCAGCGGGCTGCGTGCTGCTGCTGCTGGGGTCGTGCGGGAAGAAAGACCCCGCTCCGGTTTTTGAACCGGTCAAAGCTAGCAAGATGGCGAATGCGCTCACGTTGTTTAGTCCTCAGCCCATCGGCGCGGCGGTCGGGGAGCTGCCACCATGGATCTCTCATGTGAACACGGCGGATCTGGATCGGGACGGGTTGCTCGATGTGCTCGCGTGCGAGGCGCAGGGGAATCAAGTCATGTGGGTCCGTCAGAAATCACGAGGTGTTTTCGAGGAGAAAATCATCGCAGCTGACATGAAGGCACCGGTGCATGTGGAGGCGGCCGACATGGATGGCGATGGGGATCTCGATGTGCTGGTGGCGAGCATGGGGTTTGTTTTCCCCAATAATGACCGCATCGGCACTGTCTTTATTCTCGAGAATGACGGGCGGCAGAACTTCACGCCGCATGCTGTGCTTTCAAACACGGATCGCGTCACCGATGTACGCGCCGGGGATTTTAATGGCGACGGAAGGCTTGATCTGGCGCTTGCGCAGTTTGGCTACGACCAGGGGCAGGTGAGCTGGCTGGAGCGCGTCGGGCCGTGGGAGTTCAAGCATCACACGCTGCTGGAGTTATCGGGGGCGATCAATGTGTGCGTCGCGGATTTCAACGGAGATTCGAAGCCGGACATCGCGGCGCTTGTTTCGCAGCAGTGGGAGGAGGTTTATTATTTCGAAAATACGGGCGGCGCATTTATGAAGAAGCGAATCTGGGGATCGACGAATGAGGATTATGGGAGCAGCGGGCTGAGCGTTGGTGATCTTAACCGTGATGGCCGGCCGGACCTGGTTTTCACCAATGGCGATGGATTCGGCCCGGCCTCGACGCCTGGACCGCGTCCGTGGCATGGCGTGCAGTGGCTGGAGAATGCGGGGCAGGGATTTTTTCGTTATCAGCGTATCGGCGATTTACCTGGAGCGTACAGCCCGGTGATATCGGATATCGACGGCGACGGCGCAATGGATGTGGTCGCGAGCACGGCGTACTCGGACTGGAACAATAAAAACACGCAGGTGGTTTCGCTGATGTGGTTCAAGAACGACGGACGCATGGGCTTCATGCCGATGGTGCTCGCGCGGGCACCGAAGGATTTAATCTCGATGGCGGTGGGTGATTTCGACGGCAGCGGGAAGCCTTCGCTGATCACCGGGGGATTTTATATTTATCCTCCGTTCGATGGCATCAGCCGGTTAACGCTCTGGAAACGGTGA